One Cygnus atratus isolate AKBS03 ecotype Queensland, Australia chromosome 21, CAtr_DNAZoo_HiC_assembly, whole genome shotgun sequence genomic region harbors:
- the TNFRSF25 gene encoding tumor necrosis factor receptor superfamily member 25 → MKRHCPGAASVFLAVLWLLASGLLLLGCQDCAVSQGQRGPARLPARPRRLAAKPSCPAGMNWIDAVQQCCPQCPPGTYLKNPCSMHGKGSDCEACPDGTYHSQPNTRTKCHVCYECDHHAFQRVLSNCSATSNVACGCKPGHFRSCLNEHCNEFSCSKCQLCPGRLVQRPCSDTQDTLCGSCKPNFYAEGSECRPCHMSTPETCGEECQQACGGSTRGSGLQYLLLALTVPLFMGAFVIYKRRWLQHRALVGSPLLTVPPQGCPSPMAHTFSPTQEAVATETVLCQVCEHGPSTARKSPESWALHKCPSGAALLDGSVEPSAPQEPSTARGPESHPRSPQRCTLLQGSQLYAVINVVPVRRWKEFMRVLELRDTEIELVEMEVTHFRDQQYEMLKRWCQQTSATLDRIFAALEHMELAGCAEALRQSLSAGP, encoded by the exons ATGAAGCGCCACTGCCCAGGGGCAGCTTCG GTTTTCctggcagtgctgtggctgctggcaaGCGGGTTGCTGCTCCTGGGCTGCCAGGACTGCGCTGTGTCACAGGGGCAGCGGGGCCCAGCGCGGCTGCCCGCCCGTCCACGGAGGCTCGCTGCAAAGCCCTCCTGCCCCGCCGGGATGAACTGGATCGATGCGGTTCAACAGTGCTGCCCCCAGTGTCCACCAG ggaCGTACCTGAAGAACCCCTGCTCGATGCATGGCAAAGGCAGCGACTGTGAAGCCTGTCCCGATGGCACCTACCACTCCCAGCCCAACACCCGCACCAAGTGCCATGTTTGCTATGAGTGCGACCACCACG CTTTCCAGCGCGTGCTGAGCAACTGCTCGGCCACCAGCAACGTCGCCTGTGGCTGCAAGCCTGGCCACTTCCGCAGCTGCCTGAACGAGCACTGCAACGAATTCTCCTGCAGCAagtgccagctctgcccagggaggctggtCCAGCGGCCCT GCTCAGACACGCAGGACACGCTGTGCGGCAGCTGCAAGCCCAACTTCTACGCCGAGGGCAGCGAGTGCCGGCCGTGCCACAT GAGCACCCCGGAGACGTGCGGCGAGGAGTGCCAGCAGGCGTGCGGAGGCAGCACCCGAG GCTCGGGGCTGCAGTACCTCCTGCTGGCCCTGACTGTGCCCCTCTTCATGGGCGCCTTCGTCATCTACAAGAGGAGGTGGCTCCAGCACAGGGCCCTGGTGGGCAGCCCCCTCCTCACAGTCccaccccagggctgccccagccctaTGGCCCACACATTCTCCCCCACCCAGGAGGCTGTAGCGACGGAGACAGTGCTGTGCCAG GTCTGTGAGCACGGCCCCAGCACGGCGAGGAAGAGCCCCGAGTCCTGGGCCTTGCACAAATGCCCCAgtggagcagcactgctggatGGCAGCGTGGAGCCCTCAGCGCCCCAGGAGCCCAGCACAGCGCGGGGCCCTGAATCGcatccccgcagcccccagcgctgcaccctgctgcagggcagccagcTCTACGCCGTCATCAATGTGGTGCCGGTGCGGCGCTGGAAGGAATTCATGCGGGTGCTGGAGCTGCGGGACACGGAGATCGAGCTGGTGGAGATGGAGGTGACCCACTTCCGCGACCAGCAGTATGAGATGCTGAAGCGCTGGTGCCAGCAGACCAGTGCCACGCTCGACCGCATCTTTGCCGCCCTGGAGCACATGGAGCTGGCGGGCTGTGCCGAGGCGCTGCGCCAGAGCCTGTCGGCGGGACCCTGA
- the ESPN gene encoding espin isoform X1 — MALERALLAARQGDVEALRGLRAAGLLRPGLRDALGASPAHHAARAGRLACLRYLAAEAALRGDARARNGATPAHDAAATGNLACLQWLLTQGGCGVQDTDNSGATILHLAARFGHHEVIDWLLRFGGSDPTAATDTGALPVHYAAAKGDFPSLRLLLGHCPSTLSAQTKTGATPLYLACQEGHLEIIQYLVKDCGADPHVRANDGMTPLHAAAQMGHNTVIVWLMSFTTVSLSEQDDDGATAMHFAASRGHAKVLSWLLLHGGEITADGWGGTPLHDAAENGELECCQILVVNGADLSIRDQDGYTAADLADYNGHSHCAKYLRTVENMSVEHRVLSRDPSADGECRQPDSGMSSPNTTASAPQARFEVGSPASTLSNYDSCNSSQSSTGEKRGGPHGAPTAPLTDMQAYMDMLNPETRPRGRGSASEGPPPPPPSFPPPPPPPATRPPPPPPGYPAPAPPTSPDTADIYVRAKNNLRHVESQALRRELASREGSPEGLRRADSTRRSRNFSKQPSTGDYYKHLGPSAVELPGPRRMAHSEEASPLSADTMHNGGPAESKPGAELPPPPPPPPLPETACPPPPPPPPPAEAPTGPRRSSSSTGKGKALRQMKSTKSFNMMSPTGDNSELLAEIKAGKSLKPTPQSKGFTTVFSGSGQAGANAESPLSSPSPTRTPTPPATPEAVVLPRCVAGGSPELVLNGSSPVPGPGAGGPPDAEALVPSHDEQGRPIPEWKRQVMVRKLQLRMQEEEEQRRKEKEEEARLASMPAWRRDILRKKLEEEREQKRKEQEKLKREEEEKEKEQSEKLRTLGYDETKLAPWQRQIILKKGDIAKH, encoded by the exons atGGCGCTGGAGCGGGCGCTGCTGGCGGCGCGGCAGGGCGACGTGGAGGCgctgcgggggctgcgggcggcggggctgctgcggccggggctgcgggacgCGCTCGGAGCCTCCCCCGCGCACCACGCCGCCCGCGCCGGCCGCCTCGCCTGCCTCCGCTACCTGGCGGCCGAGGCCGCGCTGCGCGGCGACGCGCGGGCGCGCAACGGGGCCACGCCGGCCCACGACGCCGCCGCCACCGGCAACCTCGCCTGTCTGCAGTGGCTGCTCACGCAGGGGGGCTGCGGCGTGCAG GACACAGACAACTCCGGTGCCACTATCCTACATCTTGCAGCCCGATTCGGTCACCACGAGGTGATTGACTGGCTCCTCCGCTTCGGAGGCAGCGACCCCACGGCAGCCACAGACACGGGAGCGCTGCCGGTCCACTACGCTGCGGCCAAAGGGGATTTCCCCTCCCTGCGACTTCTCCTAGGACACTGCCCAAG CACTCTCAGTGCCCAGACCAAGACCGGTGCCACCCCTCTGTACCTCGCCTGCCAGGAGGGCCACCTCGAGATCATCCAGTACCTGGTGAAGGACTGCGGGGCTGACCCCCACGTGCGCGCCAATGACGGCATGACCCCACTGCACGCCGCGGCCCAGATGGGCCACAACACCGTCATCGTCTGGCTG ATGAGCTTCACGACGGTGAGCCTGTCAGAGCAGGATGACGACGGGGCCACAGCCATGCACTTCGCCGCCAGCCGCGGACACGCCAAGGTGCTGAGCTGGCTCCTGTTGCACGGGGGCGAGATCACAGCAGACGGCTGGGGCGGCACGCCACTGCACGATGCCGCTGAGAACGGCGAGCTGGAG tgCTGCCAGATCCTGGTGGTGAATGGTGCCGACCTCAGCATCCGCGACCAGGATGGCTACACAGCAGCTGACCTCGCCGACTACAACGGCCACAGCCACTGCGCCAAGTACCTGCGCACCGTGGAGAACATG AGCGTGGAGCACCGCGTGCTGTCGCGAGACCCCTCAGCAGATGGGGAGTGCCGGCAGCCCGACTCGGGCATGTCGTCGCCCAACACCACGGCGTCGGCGCCCCAGGCACGCTTTGAGGTGGGCTCCCCCGCCAGCACCCTCTCCAACTACGACTCCTGCAACTCCAGCCAGTCGAGCACCGGAGAGAAGAGGGGTGGCCCCCACGGGGCCCCCACAGCCC CGCTGACGGACATGCAGGCGTACATGGACATGCTGAATCCCGAGACGCGGCCACGGGGCAGGGGGTCAGCAAGTGAGGGCCCCCCACCGCCACCCCCCAGcttccccccgccgccgcccccacCTGCCACCCGCCcacccccgccgccccccggctaCCCTGCACCTGCGCCCCCCACCTCCCCCGATACTGCTGACATCTACGTGCGGGCCAAGAACAACCTGCGGCACGTGGAGAGCCAGGCGCTGCGCAGAGAG CTAGCATCACGCGAGGGCAGCCCTGAGGGCCTGCGCCGGGCCGACTCCACGAGGCGGTCGAGGAACTTCAGCAAGCAGCCAAGCACGGGCGATTACTATAAGCACCTGGGGCCCAGCGCGGTGGAGCTGCCTGGCCCCCGCAGGATGGCACACAGTGAGGAG GCCTCTCCCCTCTCCGCGGACACCATGCACAACGGGGGCCCGGCAGAGAGCAAGCCTGGCGCCGAGctgccgcccccgccgccgcccccgccgctgCCCGAAACTGCCTGCCCACCGCCACCACCGCCACCTCCGCCAGCTGAGGCCCCCACCGGCCCCCGtcgctcctcctcctccacggGAA AAGGAAAGGCTTTGAGACAGATGAAGA GCACCAAGTCGTTCAACATGATGTCCCCCACCGGCGACAACTCGGAGCTCCTGGCTGAGATCAAGGCTGGGAAGAGCCTGAAGCCGACGCCGCAAAGCAAAGGCTTCACCACTGTCTTCTCTGGCAGTGGCCAGGCAGGGGCCAAC GCCGAGTCGCCGCTATCCTCCCCATCGCCCACCAGGACACCCACCCCGCCGGCCACCCCCGAGGCTGTGGTGCTGCCGCGCTGTGTGGCGGGGGGCTCACCGGAGCTGGTGCTCAATGGGAGCTCACcggtgccggggccgggggccgggggcccgCCAGATGCGGAGGCGCTGGTGCCGAGCCATGATGAGCAGGGCCGGCCCATCCCCGAGTGGAAGCGGCAGGTGATGGTGCGCAAGCTGCAGCTCCGcatgcaggaggaagaggagcagcgGCGCAAG gagaaggaggaggaggcgcgCCTGGCCAGCATGCCAGCCTGGAGGAGGGACATCCTGCGCaagaagctggaggaggagag GGAGCAGAAACG GAAAGAGCAAGAGAAGCTGAAgcgagaggaggaggagaaggagaaggagcagtCAGAAAAGCTAAGGACTCTTGGGTACGATGAGACAAAGCTGGCACCCTGGCAGCGGCAGATCATCCTCAAGAAAGGGGATATAGCGAAGCACTag
- the ESPN gene encoding espin isoform X2, with the protein MALERALLAARQGDVEALRGLRAAGLLRPGLRDALGASPAHHAARAGRLACLRYLAAEAALRGDARARNGATPAHDAAATGNLACLQWLLTQGGCGVQDTDNSGATILHLAARFGHHEVIDWLLRFGGSDPTAATDTGALPVHYAAAKGDFPSLRLLLGHCPSTLSAQTKTGATPLYLACQEGHLEIIQYLVKDCGADPHVRANDGMTPLHAAAQMGHNTVIVWLMSFTTVSLSEQDDDGATAMHFAASRGHAKVLSWLLLHGGEITADGWGGTPLHDAAENGELECCQILVVNGADLSIRDQDGYTAADLADYNGHSHCAKYLRTVENMSVEHRVLSRDPSADGECRQPDSGMSSPNTTASAPQARFEVGSPASTLSNYDSCNSSQSSTGEKRGGPHGAPTAPLTDMQAYMDMLNPETRPRGRGSASEGPPPPPPSFPPPPPPPATRPPPPPPGYPAPAPPTSPDTADIYVRAKNNLRHVESQALRRELASREGSPEGLRRADSTRRSRNFSKQPSTGDYYKHLGPSAVELPGPRRMAHSEEASPLSADTMHNGGPAESKPGAELPPPPPPPPLPETACPPPPPPPPPAEAPTGPRRSSSSTGSTKSFNMMSPTGDNSELLAEIKAGKSLKPTPQSKGFTTVFSGSGQAGANAESPLSSPSPTRTPTPPATPEAVVLPRCVAGGSPELVLNGSSPVPGPGAGGPPDAEALVPSHDEQGRPIPEWKRQVMVRKLQLRMQEEEEQRRKEKEEEARLASMPAWRRDILRKKLEEEREQKRKEQEKLKREEEEKEKEQSEKLRTLGYDETKLAPWQRQIILKKGDIAKH; encoded by the exons atGGCGCTGGAGCGGGCGCTGCTGGCGGCGCGGCAGGGCGACGTGGAGGCgctgcgggggctgcgggcggcggggctgctgcggccggggctgcgggacgCGCTCGGAGCCTCCCCCGCGCACCACGCCGCCCGCGCCGGCCGCCTCGCCTGCCTCCGCTACCTGGCGGCCGAGGCCGCGCTGCGCGGCGACGCGCGGGCGCGCAACGGGGCCACGCCGGCCCACGACGCCGCCGCCACCGGCAACCTCGCCTGTCTGCAGTGGCTGCTCACGCAGGGGGGCTGCGGCGTGCAG GACACAGACAACTCCGGTGCCACTATCCTACATCTTGCAGCCCGATTCGGTCACCACGAGGTGATTGACTGGCTCCTCCGCTTCGGAGGCAGCGACCCCACGGCAGCCACAGACACGGGAGCGCTGCCGGTCCACTACGCTGCGGCCAAAGGGGATTTCCCCTCCCTGCGACTTCTCCTAGGACACTGCCCAAG CACTCTCAGTGCCCAGACCAAGACCGGTGCCACCCCTCTGTACCTCGCCTGCCAGGAGGGCCACCTCGAGATCATCCAGTACCTGGTGAAGGACTGCGGGGCTGACCCCCACGTGCGCGCCAATGACGGCATGACCCCACTGCACGCCGCGGCCCAGATGGGCCACAACACCGTCATCGTCTGGCTG ATGAGCTTCACGACGGTGAGCCTGTCAGAGCAGGATGACGACGGGGCCACAGCCATGCACTTCGCCGCCAGCCGCGGACACGCCAAGGTGCTGAGCTGGCTCCTGTTGCACGGGGGCGAGATCACAGCAGACGGCTGGGGCGGCACGCCACTGCACGATGCCGCTGAGAACGGCGAGCTGGAG tgCTGCCAGATCCTGGTGGTGAATGGTGCCGACCTCAGCATCCGCGACCAGGATGGCTACACAGCAGCTGACCTCGCCGACTACAACGGCCACAGCCACTGCGCCAAGTACCTGCGCACCGTGGAGAACATG AGCGTGGAGCACCGCGTGCTGTCGCGAGACCCCTCAGCAGATGGGGAGTGCCGGCAGCCCGACTCGGGCATGTCGTCGCCCAACACCACGGCGTCGGCGCCCCAGGCACGCTTTGAGGTGGGCTCCCCCGCCAGCACCCTCTCCAACTACGACTCCTGCAACTCCAGCCAGTCGAGCACCGGAGAGAAGAGGGGTGGCCCCCACGGGGCCCCCACAGCCC CGCTGACGGACATGCAGGCGTACATGGACATGCTGAATCCCGAGACGCGGCCACGGGGCAGGGGGTCAGCAAGTGAGGGCCCCCCACCGCCACCCCCCAGcttccccccgccgccgcccccacCTGCCACCCGCCcacccccgccgccccccggctaCCCTGCACCTGCGCCCCCCACCTCCCCCGATACTGCTGACATCTACGTGCGGGCCAAGAACAACCTGCGGCACGTGGAGAGCCAGGCGCTGCGCAGAGAG CTAGCATCACGCGAGGGCAGCCCTGAGGGCCTGCGCCGGGCCGACTCCACGAGGCGGTCGAGGAACTTCAGCAAGCAGCCAAGCACGGGCGATTACTATAAGCACCTGGGGCCCAGCGCGGTGGAGCTGCCTGGCCCCCGCAGGATGGCACACAGTGAGGAG GCCTCTCCCCTCTCCGCGGACACCATGCACAACGGGGGCCCGGCAGAGAGCAAGCCTGGCGCCGAGctgccgcccccgccgccgcccccgccgctgCCCGAAACTGCCTGCCCACCGCCACCACCGCCACCTCCGCCAGCTGAGGCCCCCACCGGCCCCCGtcgctcctcctcctccacggGAA GCACCAAGTCGTTCAACATGATGTCCCCCACCGGCGACAACTCGGAGCTCCTGGCTGAGATCAAGGCTGGGAAGAGCCTGAAGCCGACGCCGCAAAGCAAAGGCTTCACCACTGTCTTCTCTGGCAGTGGCCAGGCAGGGGCCAAC GCCGAGTCGCCGCTATCCTCCCCATCGCCCACCAGGACACCCACCCCGCCGGCCACCCCCGAGGCTGTGGTGCTGCCGCGCTGTGTGGCGGGGGGCTCACCGGAGCTGGTGCTCAATGGGAGCTCACcggtgccggggccgggggccgggggcccgCCAGATGCGGAGGCGCTGGTGCCGAGCCATGATGAGCAGGGCCGGCCCATCCCCGAGTGGAAGCGGCAGGTGATGGTGCGCAAGCTGCAGCTCCGcatgcaggaggaagaggagcagcgGCGCAAG gagaaggaggaggaggcgcgCCTGGCCAGCATGCCAGCCTGGAGGAGGGACATCCTGCGCaagaagctggaggaggagag GGAGCAGAAACG GAAAGAGCAAGAGAAGCTGAAgcgagaggaggaggagaaggagaaggagcagtCAGAAAAGCTAAGGACTCTTGGGTACGATGAGACAAAGCTGGCACCCTGGCAGCGGCAGATCATCCTCAAGAAAGGGGATATAGCGAAGCACTag
- the LOC118253223 gene encoding transcription factor HES-2-like has product MSPPGSPPRPPRRPAAETRKTLKPLLEKRRRARINESLSQLKALILPLVGKDSSRYSKLEKADILEMTVQFLKEVPAAPSAPEPSESFRAGYRACLARLGALLAPPPPPAARRRLPELPPPACPKAAPPPPAAPLWRPW; this is encoded by the exons ATGTCCCCGCCGGGctccccgccgcggcccccgcgccgccccgccgccgagACGCGCAAG ACCCTCAAGCCCCTGCTGGAGAAGCGCCGCCGCGCCCGCATCAACGAGAGCCTCAGCCAGCTCAAGGCGCTCATCCTGCCGCTCGTCGGCAAGGAC AGCTCCCGCTACTCCAAGCTGGAGAAGGCGGACATCCTGGAGATGACCGTGCAGTTCCTCAAGGAGGTGCCGGCCGCGCCCTCGGCCCCAG AGCCCTCGGAGAGCTTCCGCGCCGGGTACCGCGCCTGCCTGGCCCGCCTGGGCGCCCTGCtggcccccccgccgccgcccgccgcccgccgccgcctcccggaGCTGCCGCCTCCCGCCTGCCCCAaggccgccccgccgccgcccgctgcccCGCTCTGGCGGCCCTGGTAG
- the ACOT7 gene encoding cytosolic acyl coenzyme A thioester hydrolase, with the protein MSERGAAGPGPATIQVSRIMRPDDANVAGNVHGGTVLKMIEEAGAIISTRHCNSGTGEPCVAALARVERTDFLSPMCIGEVANVSAEITYTSKRSVEVQVNVMSENILTGAKKVTNKATLWYVPLSLKNVNKVVEVPPIQYARKEQEDEGRKRYEEQKLDRLETKQRNGDVIMPVINPEPHTVGYSQSSLIHLVGPSDCTLLGFVHGGVTMKLMDEVAGIVAARHCKTNIVTASVDAINFHEKIKKGSVITISGRMTFTSNKSMEIEVFVDADPFVDEPQERYRAVSAFFTYVSLSKEGKPLPVPQLLTETEDEKRRFEEGKGRYLQTKAKRQAQMQQAAQH; encoded by the exons ATGTCggagcggggcgcggcgggcccgggcccggccaCCATCCAGGTCTCCAG GATCATGCGGCCCGACGACGCCAACGTGGCGGGCAACGTGCACGGCGGCACCGTGCTGAAGATGATCGAGGAGGCGGGGGCCATCATCAGCACCCGGCACTGCAACTCCGGCACCGGG GAGCCCTGCGTGGCCGCGCTGGCGCGCGTGGAGCGGACGGACTTCCTCTCCCCCATGTGCATCGGCGAGGTGGCCAACGTCAGCGCCGAGATCACCTACACCTCCAAGCGCTCGGTGGAAGTCCAGGTCAACGTGATGTCCGAAAACATTTTGACAG GGGCCAAGAAGGTGACGAACAAGGCGACGCTGTGGTACGTGCCGCTGTCCCTGAAGAACGTGAACAAGGTGGTCGAGGTGCCGCCCATCCAG TACGCGCggaaggagcaggaggacgAGGGGAGGAAGCGCTATGAAGAGCAAAAGCTGGATCGGCTGGAAACCAAGCAAAGGAACGGTGATGTGATCATGCCAGTGATCAACCCAG agccgCACACCGTGGGCTACAGCCAGTCCAGCCTGATCCACCTGGTGGGCCCGTCGGACTGCACGCTGCTCGGCTTCGTCCACGGAG GGGTCACCATGAAGCTGATGGACGAAGTTGCCGGGATTGTGGCTGCCCGCCACTGCAAGACCAACATCGTCACCGCCTCCGTGGACGCCATCAACTTCCACGAGAAGATCAAGAAAG GTAGCGTTATCACCATCTCGGGGCGCATGACCTTTACGAGCAATAAGTCCATGGAAATTGAAGTCTTTGTGGATGCCGACCCTTTTGTGGATGAGCCGCAGGAGCGATACCGTGCCGTCAGCGCGTTCTTTACCTACGTGTCCCTGAGCAAGGAGGGGAAgcccctgcctgtccctcagCTGCTG ACGGAAACCGAGGACGAGAAGAGGCGctttgaggaagggaaggggagataCCTCCAAACAAAAGCCAAGAGACAGGCGCAGatgcagcaggctgcccagcactgA
- the GPR153 gene encoding probable G-protein coupled receptor 153 encodes MVPRPSTMRDEQRLPGNAVAWLACAGVSLLANAWGILSISAKQKKWKPLEFLLCSLAGTHILNTTIPITTYAVVQLRRRRSGYEWNEGLCKVFVSTFYTLTLVTCFSVTSLSYHRMWMVRWPVNYRLSNTRKQAVHTVMGIWMVSFILSTLPAVGWHDTTERFYARDCRFVVTEIGLGFGVCFLLLIGGSMAVGAVCIAIALFHTIWGRRGPDASRNRFHVPTIVVEDAQGKRRSSIDGSEPIKTSLQITYLVTVIVLIYDVLMGFPVLVVSAASLRSDASSDWMVLCLIWCSLAQSLLLPLFLWACDRYRADPRAICEKCRAVLASDDGDEESSLEGAAAGELVYDRPYEYSCAAEVLALDPVATRDFSALERGLPPVSPARTEPGDRMQYLQVPPLRRFSHDETDLWTSSQVAAYLQRWGAGGEVAGLARLLAPRRDRPCHGFVPCPEEQLAYRHRHRSADSLASLLHVPGEGLRLADLRGLGGEEGATGSPGRSASVALLPVAAPQQAGLLSAFPLATLQHEPRALPGPPGALAVPGPRLAPEDPARLFAPRPAERCGGRALQPGLGDGGRGSSSSLLSSPSASSGYVTFLSGSIGSAS; translated from the exons ATGGTGCCGCGTCCCTCCACCATGCGTGATGAGCAGCGGCTGCCCGGCAATGCGGTAGCCTGGCTGGCGTGCGCCGGGGTCTCGCTGCTCGCCAACGCCTGGGGCATCCTCAGCATCAGCGCCAAGCAGAAGAAGTGGAAGCCGCTGGAGttcctgctgtgctccctggCCGGGACCCACATCCTCAACACCACCATCCCCATCACCACGTACGCGGTGGTGCAGCTCCGGCGGCGGCGCTCGGGCTACGAGTGGAACGAGGGCCTCTGCAAGGTCTTCGTCTCCACCTTCTACACCCTCACGCTGGTCACCTGCTTCTCCGTCACCTCCCTCTCCTACCACCGCATGTGGATGGTCCGCTGGCCCGTCAACTACAG GCTGAGCAACACCAGGAAGCAAGCCGTTCACACTGTGATGGGGATTTGGATGGTCTCCTTCATCCTCTCCACGCTGCCGGCGGTGGGGTGGCACGACACCACCGAGCGCTTCTACGCCAGGGACTGCCGCTTTGTCGTGACGGAGATCGGCCTGGGCTTCGGCGTCTGCTTCCTGCTCCTCATCGGGGGCAGCATGGCTGTGGGCGCCGTCTGCATTGCCATCGCCCTCTTCCACACCATCTGGGGACGGCGGGGCCCCGACGCCAGCAGGAACCGCTTCCACGTGCCCACCATCGTGGTGGAGGACGCCCAGGGCAAGCGGCGCTCCTCCATCGACGGCTCCGAGCCCATCAAGACCTCCCTGCAGATCACCTACCTGGTCACCGTCATCGTCCTCATCTACGACGTCCTAATGGGCTTCCCGGTGCTG GTGGTGAGCGCCGCCAGCCTGCGCTCGGACGCCTCCTCTGACTGGATGGTGCTGTGCCTCATCTGGTGCTCGCTGGCAcagtccctgctcctgcccctcttCCTCTGGGCCTGTGACCGCTACCGTGCCGACCCGCGCGCCATCTGCGAGAAGTGCCGCGCCGTCCTGGCCAGTGACGATGGGGACGAAG AAAGCAGCCTGGAGGGTGCTGCGGCTGGCGAGCTGGTGTACGACCGCCCCTACGAGTACAGCTGCGCGGCCGAGGTCCTGGCGCTGGACCCTGTCGCCACACGTGACTTCTCGGCACTGGAGCGGGGCCTGCCCCCAGTGAGCCCCGCCAGGACGGAGCCGGGGGACCGCATGCAGTACCTGCAG GTGCCCCCGCTGCGGCGGTTCTCCCATGACGAGACGGACCTGTGGACCAGCAGCCAGGTCGCGGCCTACCTGCAGCGCTggggggccggcggggaggTGGCGGGGCTGGCAAGGCTCCTGGCCCCCCGCCGCGACCGGCCCTGCCACGGCTTCGTCCCCTGCCCCGAGGAGCAGCTCGCCTACCGCCACCGGCACCGCTCCGCCGACAGCTTGGCCTCCCTGCTGCACGTCCCCGGAGAGGGCCTGCGCCTGGCCGACCTCCGTGGCCTCGGCGGCGAGGAAGGGGCCACCGGGAGCCCGGGGCGCTCGGCCTCGGTGGCCCTCCTGCCCGTGGCCGCACCGCAGCAGGCCGGCCTGCTGTCCGCCTTCCCGCTGGCCACCCTCCAGCACGAGCCCCGGGCGCTGCCGGGCCCGCCGGGTGCCCTCGCCGTCCCCGGGCCGCGGCTGGCCCCCGAGGACCCGGCGCGGCTCTTCGCCCCGCGGCCCGCCGAGCGCTgcgggggccgggcgctgcAGCCAGGCCTCGGGGACGGCggccggggcagcagcagcagcctcctcagCTCGCCGTCAGCCTCCTCGGGGTACGTCACGTTCCTCTCGGGGTCCATCGGATCGGCCTCGTAG
- the ICMT gene encoding protein-S-isoprenylcysteine O-methyltransferase, protein MAAAAAAGRWRRGRLGREARASLAAFLLGASVAALPLALGSPPALLAAPGLRGRLALALHVAAVNGALLLLYPRPLYKIAVRAGFLGFAFGCGLLLSAGRSAWRHFGWYMCSLSLFHYSEYLVTAINNPRSLSLDSFLLNHSFEYNLAALSSWVEFTLEKLLVPEMKQITWLSTVGLLMVIFGDCLRKAAMLTAGSNFNHIVQNEKSDTHTLVTSGVYGWFRHPSYVGWFYWSIGTQVLLCNPICVVGYTLASWRFFRERIEEEEITLIHFFGEEYLEYKKKVPSGLPFIKGVKVEL, encoded by the exons atggcggcggcggcggcggcggggcggtggcggcgcgGGCGGCTGGGCCGGGAGGCGCGCGCCAGCCTGGCCGCCTTCCTGCTCGGCGCCTCGGTGGCGGCGCTGCCGCTGGCGCTGGGCTCCCCGCCCGCCCTGCTCGCCGCGCCCGGCCTCCGCGGCCGCCTGGCGCTCGCCCTGCACGTGGCGGCCGTTAAcggggcgctgctgctgctctacCCGCGGCCGCTGTACAAG ATCGCCGTGCGCGCCGGCTTCCTGGGCTTCGCCTTCGGCTGCGGGCTGCTGCTGAGCGCCGGGCGCTCCGCCTGGAGGCACTTCGGGTG GTACATGTGCTCGCTGTCGCTGTTCCACTACTCCGAGTACCTGGTGACCGCCATCAACAACCCGCGCAGCCTCTCGCTCGACTCCTTCCTGCTCAACCACAGCTTCGAGTACAACCTGGCCGCGCTCTCCTCCTGGGTCGAGTTCACCCTCGAGAAGCTCCTCGTGCCCG AAATGAAGCAGATCACCTGGCTGAGTACTGTAGGGTTACTGATGGTGATCTTTGGGGACTGTCTGAGGAAAGCCGCCATGCTCACAGCTGGCTCCAACTTCAACCATATTGTTCAGAATGAGAAATCGGACACACACACTTTGGTGACAAGCGGGGTGTATGGGTGGTTCCGGCACCCGTCTTACGTGGGATGGTTTTACTGGAGTATTGGAACACAG GTGTTGCTCTGCAATCCCATCTGCGTGGTTGGCTACACGCTAGCGTCCTGGCGGTTCTTCAGGGAGCGGATAGAGGAAGAGGAGATCACGCTCATTCACTTTTTTGGGGAGGAGTATCTGGAAT